A stretch of DNA from Hirundo rustica isolate bHirRus1 chromosome 1, bHirRus1.pri.v3, whole genome shotgun sequence:
CATACTTACAACATCAAACTTCTGTGTGATGTTTCCCTGGACATCAAGTAAATAAACTTTGCCATAATGTGTTCCCAGTGCCAAAAACTGTGAAAGAAAGAGACTGGTTACATAAACCCAAAGACATCACAAGAAATACTATAGCAATGCTAAATGAACTCCAGCAacactgagaaaatgaaaaaagcacACCACTTTCTATAGAAAAAGGTTATTTTAACAATACCCAAAGAATAAAACAGGGCTTCAAGCCCATATTACTCTGATAGTGCAAGTTAGCTGTCAGAATGAATCATGAGGACCCTTATCCACTGACAACTAATGGTACGTCTGCAGTCTATACACACCAGCTGATGGACTGTggcaacaaattaaaaatgcagcGTGAGAGCAAGAACCAACAGAGATCTGAAATAGTTCCTAGATCCTTTCTGCAGCTTTGTTTCAATCCTAATGTTTCCTttgagctttatttttaattcttcttcattattaaaataaaaactaagtgtacaaacacagcaaaaggGCAACTGTAATCCACTGGTTAAATACAGCAGAATTATGGAAGGTCTCTGACAGTGCATTTAAGCACACAGATAACTCCTGGGTTTGCTTTCCTTCACAAAGTAATATTCCTAAACAGAATACTCCCAAGAAAAATACAATTCCTTGGAAATTACAGGAGCTTCATTCTAAAAAGTAGtggcaaaataaagaaatctctACCTGAATCCATTCTATCCCAAACTTATTTTGATACACACAAGAAGAGAATTGGTTCTGAGAGATCTGCTGCTAATTGAACCATGTGAACTACACCTGAACAGAAAAGATAGAATTTCAGTACTACTTGATTTATGACAGAGGTTTCTTTTATTTGCCTCCTCCCCCACCCTCCCACTTTCAGCATTACTGAAATAGTCTAGGCTACTCAATTCTCTGTATTTCACTGCATGTGAGCATGCTTCATTGCAACCTATAATGAAATGCTCAAATTTACAGGCACTGCTAAGCGTGTCAGTCAGGCAGCacaatctttaaaaaataaccttACAGAAAGTCAAGGTTTAAAAGGATTTATCAAAATGGAATtgcttaaaatgaaatttcagttcAGGCACTTAAAATATGAAGCTACATTAAAAGGAGtcaagaaagggaaagaagaggttCATTAGAAATTCATTCCCTGCAATGCCTTTCACTCCTGCAAGGTTGCcttttttcaggaagaaaaaagtccCCCgggtaaaaaaaatcaatactgGTTAATAAAACATCAGGTGTGCAGACATAACTAGGTATGACTATTCCACTCTACAGGCCTGCTTGAATGCACCAGGTGCCATGACGATTAGTCATCCACTGCAGACAGCAAGCCTGGTGAAAATATGATGCTTTAGcagcaaacatgaaaaaatatatattctggGGGGAAATTAGTCTGAATACAGAAGCCAGATCTCAGGATTCCCAATAAAGTTAAACTGCTTTAGTCAGAATCATATTTTACATATTACTGTATAATTTTTCTAATGATAGCATTTAGCAGGGCTTTTCCTGTTcgttcagggaaaaaaaaaatcccaaaaacccaaccagaatgaaacagaaataccCTTGCAATACCTATAACccagtttcatttttaaggtcTCTGTTGGAAGAGACCTATTCCTAAAAGATTTCAATACCTGGCTCCTAACAATATTGATTCTTCTCATAAATAGTGTAACTGGTTAGCTGGAAAACTAGAAGTGCTGGGATACTTCAACACTTTTCCTGTATTGCCACGCTTTGTGACATCATAGCAAAAGCTCTGCACATCCTTATAGAAAAATCCTGTTAAACCCTGGGTTTTCAAAATTTACCTGAGATGCAGAAATAAAAGGTAACAGAAACACACCACAAAGAGGAAATGCTTGCCAATTTTCCAAATATCTGTGTAACTCTAAGTTatcaaaaccattttaaaaagacTTATTGTTTTCATTCACACAGTTAAAATACAAGCTTCATCGTAAGAGCCTCTTGAGCCATAGCAATAGCCctctgaggaaaagaaacataGCACAAGTCAATTTAGAAATATAGCCAAACAATACAGATAGATCCCTCTACAGTAACTGTTAAGGAGGTATTACTGGCTATGAAAAATTATACATTCAGAAAATAGCAACTATGTTTTACATACTAATAGCTGACAAATCGTTAACTCACACTTTCAGATGCACTTCAGCATGCCCcaatattctaaaatatttttcaatattaataaaagagaagaaaactcataaaatacaaaaacaattGTTAAAGTAACTAAAGAAGCATATGAAGTTTATTccttttaagaacaaaatattaattcttcTTAAAATTTCTTTACTTTGCATTGTCTATTACTTTACCCCTATCATTCTCCGGTACATCAAAACCTCTGGAATGTGCAGttcctctctttgttttcaaCATACTGAATCAGGGGAGGAGACAGGGGAGTATTAGTATGACACCtcccaaaagaaaaacctcAGCAAACAAAAAGATACAGTAAATACTTTCTTCTACATTGCACTAACATGTCTTCCACAGCTGAATATACGCTAAGCTCCTGGCATGATCAAGTTGGTCTTTACTGACACAGACTGTAAAAGTAAGCACAGTATATTCCAACTTCCTTTGTGAATAAAGAAGTTAGGACTGTATTCTGATTGTAGTTCATAATATACAATATTATGAAACATATATACAATATGAAACATAtacaatattattatttatcaaaataaaataaaatgtgccaCTTCATAATTAAAACTGAGTGAGCATTTTTCTAGTAGCTTATATAAACATCTCATCTAACAAATCACTGCATCTTGATTTCTCGTCTCTTTTCCTCATTGAGAAAACATATTTCTCACTGAAAAAATGCTTGATAAATACAAGAAGGGAATTGATTTGAGAGATCTGCTGTTAATTGAACCATGTGAACTACTTGTTTTATCACTGAGAAAATGTGGTTTGTGCAATACAGGTTAATGGTGAATTTTGTTTACGTTACTGTTGTCTTGCAGTGCAACTCTACATTTGGCATCACTTCTACACAGAAATATACCAATGATTATAAGCACAGATAAATATATAAACCAAGCAGAAGTGCTTGCTATCTCAGCCACAAAGTCACATAATACCTTTTCATGCACTGTCATGCAGCTGGCTGCATCTTTCTGGAGAATTTCAGTCACTCCATTAGAAAGCCGTTCATACTTGAGCTTAGGTTCTTCTTCACTCTCATCTTCCTAAATTTTTAGGAATGTAAGAAAAtggaagcaagagagaaaaaaacaacaaaaaaacttagAAGTTTATTTTAGATAAAAACAATCCCAAAATTATCACACAGCAACAGGCGAAGATGGATCACTGCGATCTCTTCATAACAGCCATTACAATCAAAAGCCAAACTTTCACAGTTTAATAATCTGAAGGGATTTGggctgtgctttttttgttactggtttttctttttactccaAAGTTCTGGGTGCAAAGACTGTATAGCAGCATGTCAATTCAGCTGTAAGAGGCACTTTGTAtctaaaaagcaggaaaaaatgtgcATGTGTACTTTGTTACATAGTCATTTGcaattttgaagtaaaatacaaaaaggatGGATACGATAATGAATgatgataaaataaaatgtgccaCTGTAGCCACAATGAACTGAAAGCTGAAGCATGCACGTTACAAGAAACTTCATGACCTTTACAAGATGCTGCACCTCTGTAGGAAGGATAGAGACAAAATGCtgtgaacaaaaataagaatCCACTAGGAATAAGTTAATTGTATAAAATCCACCAATGGGcttatggtaaaaaaaaattactataaatatgttttctgGGAAAAGGATCTGGACACAGTATATTCCTATGAACCACCTTTATCTTCTTTACATTAGGATCTTTTTCTGGTAAATACTGaagttttccctttccttcttttcaagCATGTTCAGTATTATCACCCAATCACTACTTAAATGCAAGGAAAGATCATGGGGCAAAGAGTGAAGAGAAAGGAAAccaagctaaaaaaacccccaaacaaataaacaaaagcaagCAGCAAATTTGTTGCTCAAAGAAGACCCAAGATGTTTAtcttttaggaaaagaaaatcccagtTGCAAAATAGCTCTTGGGTCTTAGGCATCTATCTGTAACAGTCAGTCTACAGAAGTACAATGCCAGAGAGATTCCACAGGCTTCAGTAAGTCTCAGTTAATCTTATACATGCACAGACATACACAAACCCTTATATACCCCTTGGTCCTCACTGGGAAACAGTATACCTGCAATAATATTCTCCTACACTCGCTACTGACTGTAATGAATATATCAACACTGAGTAAGTTTCCCACACAGAACATATCTTTCATTCTTAAGCAACCAGAATATACTAGTGAAGTGCTCCAGTTAGAAGTGCTTGACTTCCCACCAACCACTGCCTTCCAATTCCTAAAAATGCCCAGTGTCAGCCTACAGCAAAACGGTATTTGTGCAATATTTTCTTGTAGTCAATGTTGCAAAAAATAGATTTGGAAGAGAGACATGTTAACAGgtgaataaaatgttttttacttAAACTGCCTTTGCAGTACTAAAGCCAGTCTTTCCCAAGTTAAATAGTATGGTCATTTACTATGTGTGCTACCATCATATATGGTAACAAGAACATAACCTcataaataacacaaaaaagCCATATAAACACCTATGGAACCAACCAGTATTTAGCCTCATGCTTATAGAAATATGCTGCAAAGAGagtctattttaaaatgttatgtGAGTGTTTTATGACAGAATACAAATAAGATTAATACAGGGATGCCAGCAGCGCATGACGTAGGAGTATGAAGTGAGGTGTCAAAATGTCCACCAAGAAACAATTTTATTCAGTAAATCTAACACTGAACAAAGTTGTTACACGACAGAATGACAATGTCAAATTACAGGTCTGTATATAAATCAGTCAAATTCTGCACGCCTACAGATTGTTAATGGCTACAAGGTACAGGGAGGAGGTGaagccaaaataaaaagcatacATGTGATAGAAGGAGGGCATAAAGAAGTATGTGTCCATTTTATAACAATTAATACATTACTGCATTTTATACATTGCTTACAAAGATTACACTTGAAATGCATGGGCAATCATTGAATAAATTCATAAAAGTAAAAACTGAACTCCAGTCATCTAGTTTTTATAAGATCCCACATGTTGCGGGGGCCTGGACATCCAATGTGCAACCAACATGAAAAGTTAATTCTAGTCTCTTGAGTAGTTTGCAAAAAATCTTTCACCCATGGACCATTAGATAAAGTTACTGTAAATAAGTTTTACCTGTCTTATTTATGAGTGAAAACAGTAATGTTTTCTGCACATGTGTCtaggtttgaaagacaggtatctgctagggaggggcagggcctctctaggaatggggaatacCAATCCCCTCCTTCCAAgatattataatttagaagattaaagaggcttttcagtcagagctatgggaaaaggaataacagttctttactagtaagtataacaaggcaaacaaacaacaacaactacagcattaataataaacagaaccaggaacctcaaggggctttgttttacaaagcccagggcagtctgatctcttgggactccaaGAACCCCAAACTGAACAGTGGAAACTCCTCGGCTGGcggctggaatggcaggatgaCCGCATCAAGCATCAGGCAggggaatgtcccagcaggggagggggatgCAGGGCTACAGtgtagcaaaaagagcagtgctgaagaagccctgacggcaggacagggctggcctaGCTCCAGCAGGGCAAGCAAAGGAgttcagaattcctgggcacatgagcagatgatAGTAGATTTCCCAGGATTGGACTTTttgttgacagtggactcctcctgcagcaagcagcagcctggccgtcCTCTCCGATGCCAAGAGCTAGAAGAACCaccccccccgctcccccagccctgttcttttccctcctccaaaaCTCATGTTGGTGTTCCCCCTCCCAAAttttggccacttcttttgtgttggtcaagcactttctaagcaccagtacttagtctcttagcaatttatggggaaaaattctatagtaaaaaaaaaaaaaaaaaagaaacaaacctaaTCCCCAACAACATGCatatacaaaaaatatatactttcAAAAGTCAGTGCACTGAAACATTCTGCCAGGCTTcaaagtaagtaaataaaatgaaaactccCTAAAAATAGGCATGATGATGTACCTATTTCACGCTTTCTTGACAGGTATCTTCTGTGTTAAACAGAAGTCAAGCTAAAAGGTGCATTAAAATGAGGTTGGGGCACTTTACtgtaaacaaaatgaaataaaaaggtgATTTGCAAGATTTTTCTACTGCTTCAGAGTGATATATTAAATCCATTTGATGATCTCTTATTTAGAATAACAGggtttaataattttaaaggtatttttctaTCAGGAAAAGCTTTCATGCAGTTTGAACTTCTAGAGTAAACACAAGCCACTGTTAATAACAGcaaatcaatattttttgttaaattttaataatCTTGAAAACCTGCAAATTAAACCATGAGCAGCCTGAGTGGAGATGTCAGTTAGCTGTGTTTCTATGACAACCTAGAGGAATAGTACAAGTCCTGACTTGCAGCAAAGCTAAGATATAAAGAGTGACATTTACCCCATACAAGAGAACTCACAACtttcctaagggaaaaaataataaaaaatcaatTGCTGCACTTACATGGATTTTTACTAAGTGTATGACACTTCTAATTAAATCCTCCTAGAggatttgaaaataatttttataacaCTGCTTTTTGTATTACCACTTAATGCTACTTCAATATTTAATGCCTAAAATTATCTGAAACAACAATACTGAATTCTGAGATATTTGGCAAatgttttaagagaaaaagaaatatttactgcACAAAATGTGTAAAGCACTTCACACGTGACAGCCTTAAATTCTGAAAGGGAAGGAGacccacagagctgccaggaggaAGGTACTTTTGCGAtgttgtaaaataaataatgaccATTTTTCAGCTACAGGAATGCTAACTTGAAACTCATACTTAATTTGATTTTCTACTTGCCTTTTAAAGCTAAAGCTAGCAGTCATATGACTAAAATATGCTGTAAAGAACAGGTATCTATAAACATTTCCTATTGAAAGCCCATTTCCTACTGAATTAAATAGTCtaattagcccctaagactTACACAAACCCCCTCCTACTTAGAACTCTTCCAATTGTCATTGCTGAACACTCCTGGACTGAAAACAAATTCCTTTTCATTCACCCAGCACCTACTCAATACCAACTCTTCTTCTGAAATGGATTTACAAAACTAACGAGAGCTACACATCTGCAACAAGCTCTAAACAAGCCAGTGCCACTGCAAGGGATGCTCACCACTCTTTCTGAAGCCAGGTTCACAATCTTCTTCCCACATTCTACCCCATTTTTCCTAGCTTTGCCTACAGGAACTTCTGTGCTGCTATCATGagtaggaaaaaaggaaaataaaaaaaaaaaaaaaaaaaaaaaagaaagaaagaaaaaaaacctgaaatcaATCCTTGTGAAGAAGATTTCTAGAAGTAACCTGTGGGCAGGTCCCAGAGTCATTCCATTAGCCCACAtttgctcctgcagcagaggatCTGCCCACGGGACAGTCTGTCACATGAACTACATGCTCTATTGATTACAGATACTCTAATTATGTTACAGGCACTGACAGCAGAGTGTCATCCTTCCGACAATTTGTCCCCAAGGTTTTTCAAAGCCTTTATGGAAATAAACATTGCATACATTATAAGGTAAGTGTCCTTCCCCTTTGCTGCACATCTTCCGTCCCAGTTAGAATTCCAGTTACTCTAAGTGGCCATTCCAGCCTTGTTTATGCCTGCAAGTTTTGATCCTGCAAAGCATTTAAACTCCAATACAGAAATAGCTGAGGTCCATCACTGAAGCAATTTCAAAAAAGACACACTCACAGCCTACTCCAACAAGGCCCTGGTATCATAGCCCTTCTTAAAAGGCTAtgtcggggggggggggaaacaaacaaaaaaacaaaccaaaaaaaccaccacaacaaaaaaactctacaggtttttgtttttgtttttgttttttttttacatgctttCTTTAAAGTTTACATTGATTTCAGAGATTATaagaaaaattttgaattaCCTCATTTCCTcctggccaggacagggttaatttttgcagaaGCCAGAGGAGGCATGGCTAGGACACAGTCTATCCTACACCACATCATGCCATTGCCAGGTGAGGGGAGGGACAAGGACCCTTCTGAGGAGAAGGGGTTCCTTCTAGTTGAGCAGAGGATGGGTTGGGTAATGCTGGTTCCAAGTCAGAGTAGCGGGAGAGTATGGGTGAGTATTTTTGCATGTGAATCATTCTCCTTTTTGTACACTTTAGTTATTAGTGCTATCATtgttactgttcattttccTATCTCTTTgttgtttccagtaaattgtttttatctcaacccatcATCTTTCCATTTTATGCCTCCTactctcctctccagcccactgcaagggaagaggaggaggggagcaaGCAAGCAGCACGTGGTTTGTAGAGTCTCAGAGTGAGAAGCAGCTTCTAGCCAGACTGCTATGAAAGGCATAAATCCCATCACCAGTGGGGTTTCTCACCACCAtctgaccccccccccccaaaatgtCTGCATACCCTTTTTATCACCAGACTTGCTTGGAAGGGTAGGATTGCACCCAGGACAGACATGCAAACCTTACTTTGGACAAGGGAGGCCAAGAAGCACCTTACAAACTTAAGGTTAACTGCCACAAGATTTCCACAAAACAAGTACTACCAAACAAAAGATACAGATAAagctttttattaaaaccttcACAGTGTTTCTATATGTGGCAACTGTACCAAATGGGTCACAATGCCTCTTTTGGCCCAATAAAGAAATTATGACTATTTTCAGCCTTTAACCTTTCCAGTTAAGCTCTCAGACCTTTGTTAGGACCCAATTATTCATTCAAGGTAAAGAGATACTGATTTACAAATGAACCTGATTTTACACTTGCTGAATTCCATTCCCAAAAATCTACAAGGAAAATAATCTAACACCAAGTCCCTCAGACAAGCAGGTTCACTTATCTGTCATCTCTAGTTTTCTCCACCCATACTATATTTAGGCTAAATGTGGTTTAAACAATCTGGTAATCCAGATAATTAGACAGAAGCCTCTATATTCTCAGTATCACCCACAAATATCCATGTGCATAATTTCTCACTTTCTTCTTTACCATATTTCACaccaaaacattttctaataGCTGTATGCTAAAACACTGAGACTTACCATACTTTTCTTGTATCTGTACAGTGGCAGTAATTAAGCTTGACAAacttgtcctaggttacaatgtaaaatgtgcccaaagtatgtattctatcaccatctacatgaaatgttgaaactaagttgtgcaccactgtttcccgtgccccctccctccagactatcttctgttaatggcccatcaatgccgtcctgcatgactcatagataactctccccaggagctatctctgtttaataggcaatcaaggactcattacaaaactgataaaattatatcagtccattgtgagatgctccgcccagggggaggagccaagcattcccacctggatataatctgggccttgggacagcacaggcagccttacccactggattcccagaggacaagagctaccagacctttctgcaagaacactgcttcaacaagaccacttcatctagactgctaccaccacggtttcaggttgtattctgactctgtcagtgatcttttgtaccattgcatgtgttttattttattttactttttttcccctctcctattaaattgttttttctgacttggagtctcttgctggttttgccttcaagccagtacatatattttggtgcccaatgtggggcaggaggtactgagaaaagtcagaattacaattttgtagtgaggaaaaaagaaacagctgtccactatgatgctcaacatgctttcatatatcttatacctagctctctacattttcccacacatagggcagtatttgccggtcttaatgctcatgtgtagaccagggtatggtaccagaattgctgtattagtctattatgtttattgtttgataacctctgaggcaatgagcatcattcggaatatatactctattttgtgttcttgtcctggtccagaatgctacatctgggctctcaagaatcgcacccagcccctgtggggaggggtaaagaacgattttttccagtcttttaggtatggcacagcagttttccaaagtattgagttctctctaggtgccaaggacagcataatattgttgttagttctgctttgccttctctgcacggcctgcaccatgtttagaaatcaaacactacatggggtggtgcagcgtctccttgaggaggagggaaaaagaaacaaatgcaaaacaacggc
This window harbors:
- the VPS41 gene encoding vacuolar protein sorting-associated protein 41 homolog isoform X1; the encoded protein is MAEAGEKETRSNEESTDESEHFVSILPTEVQHLVKEDESEEEPKLKYERLSNGVTEILQKDAASCMTVHEKFLALGTHYGKVYLLDVQGNITQKFDVSPVKINQISLDESGEHMGVCSEDGKVQQIYFTCRGSR
- the VPS41 gene encoding vacuolar protein sorting-associated protein 41 homolog isoform X2; its protein translation is MAEAGEKETRSNEESTDESEEDESEEEPKLKYERLSNGVTEILQKDAASCMTVHEKFLALGTHYGKVYLLDVQGNITQKFDVSPVKINQISLDESGEHMGVCSEDGKVQQIYFTCRGSR